The following are from one region of the Cystobacter ferrugineus genome:
- a CDS encoding BlaI/MecI/CopY family transcriptional regulator yields MKKPVGEQELTLLRWVAEHGPVTVGEAAEKFGEPQGLARSTILTVMERLRSKGHLTRRKVEGVYQYSSSVPLAELLRGVVGDFVKKSLAGSLSPFATWLSETNEVSDEELRQLEEAVARLKSKKEGES; encoded by the coding sequence GCGCTGGGTGGCGGAGCACGGCCCCGTCACCGTGGGAGAGGCGGCGGAGAAGTTCGGCGAGCCGCAGGGGTTGGCGCGCTCCACCATCCTCACGGTGATGGAGCGGCTGCGGAGCAAGGGGCACCTCACCCGGCGCAAGGTGGAGGGCGTCTACCAGTACAGCTCGAGCGTGCCGCTGGCGGAGCTCTTGCGAGGGGTGGTGGGGGACTTCGTGAAGAAGTCCCTGGCGGGCTCGCTGTCCCCCTTCGCCACGTGGCTGTCCGAGACCAACGAGGTCAGCGACGAGGAGTTGCGCCAGCTCGAGGAGGCCGTCGCCCGGCTCAAGTCGAAGAAGGAGGGGGAGTCATGA
- a CDS encoding glutathione binding-like protein, which yields MSHIRVSAFRWVPPFAQGLVREFRVRWALEEAGLAYEELLIGPEDQTTDEIDLFHAGEEWAKQRRPAAVEEVRRRLTDLARWMEGPNHLEDRFTAADLLMTTVLNILRHTPLVAEQPVLEAYRVRCAARPAYQKAMADHLAPFARNAPPGT from the coding sequence ATGAGCCACATCCGGGTGAGCGCCTTTCGTTGGGTCCCGCCTTTCGCGCAGGGATTGGTGCGCGAGTTCCGGGTGCGCTGGGCGCTCGAGGAGGCGGGCCTCGCCTATGAAGAGCTGTTGATCGGGCCGGAGGATCAAACGACCGACGAGATCGACCTGTTCCACGCCGGGGAGGAGTGGGCGAAGCAGCGCCGGCCCGCGGCGGTCGAGGAGGTGAGGCGGCGGCTGACAGACCTGGCGCGCTGGATGGAGGGGCCCAACCACCTCGAGGACCGCTTCACCGCGGCGGATCTGCTCATGACGACGGTGTTGAACATCCTGCGCCACACGCCGCTCGTCGCGGAGCAACCGGTGCTCGAGGCCTACCGCGTGCGGTGCGCGGCACGGCCGGCGTACCAGAAGGCGATGGCCGACCACCTGGCCCCCTTCGCCAGGAACGCACCTCCAGGTACGTAG
- a CDS encoding ArsR/SmtB family transcription factor, whose product MAQYSEQLDGIFQALADPTRRAVLGRLGKGPASISELAKPFDMALPSFMKHIHLLEESGWIQTRKEGRVRTCALQKKPFAAVETWLTEQRSLWEGRTDRLELFVTTLQKKEESE is encoded by the coding sequence ATGGCACAGTATTCAGAACAACTGGACGGCATCTTCCAGGCGCTGGCCGACCCCACTCGCCGAGCGGTGTTGGGACGGCTGGGCAAGGGCCCCGCGAGCATCAGCGAACTGGCGAAGCCTTTCGATATGGCGTTGCCGTCCTTCATGAAACACATCCATCTGCTCGAAGAGAGCGGATGGATCCAGACGCGCAAGGAAGGTCGCGTGCGGACCTGCGCCCTTCAGAAAAAGCCATTCGCCGCGGTCGAGACATGGCTGACCGAACAGCGCTCCCTTTGGGAAGGCCGTACCGACCGGCTCGAGTTGTTTGTCACCACCCTGCAGAAAAAGGAAGAATCGGAATGA
- a CDS encoding DUF5953 family protein, with the protein MSLSRKSIILSVYAPEIERDDERILTVAQGMGHTPPGLRLAWSISHEGRFMPSPQRNAWLGEEAPHEELPRSRGGDEGHLVTLIGWERPAAHSPGGRAQFEVHAKWPLGAVDSVAAEDLLERVAEGVRAYWGNATPNDMVAGMEPRVPPTGRPMVERPENTRRPEIPRHLGWLNYWSATAAHALGFPDPERDADLLSRAKRTATGGWMVRLTDTPLDLGNPTHIDALLRGYERFPQMGGRPVDRAFSGAS; encoded by the coding sequence ATGTCGCTCTCTCGAAAATCCATCATCCTCAGCGTCTACGCTCCAGAGATCGAGAGAGATGACGAGCGCATTCTCACCGTTGCGCAAGGGATGGGGCACACGCCTCCTGGCTTGCGCCTGGCCTGGTCGATCTCCCACGAGGGGCGGTTCATGCCATCGCCTCAGCGCAATGCATGGCTCGGCGAAGAGGCCCCGCACGAGGAACTTCCGAGATCTCGCGGTGGAGACGAGGGTCACCTCGTGACACTCATCGGGTGGGAGCGGCCAGCGGCCCATTCTCCGGGAGGGCGGGCCCAATTCGAAGTCCATGCGAAGTGGCCATTGGGCGCGGTCGACAGCGTGGCGGCGGAGGATTTGCTGGAGCGTGTGGCGGAGGGAGTCCGCGCGTACTGGGGGAATGCGACGCCGAACGACATGGTGGCGGGGATGGAACCGCGAGTCCCTCCTACGGGGCGGCCCATGGTCGAGCGCCCGGAGAACACCCGCCGCCCGGAGATTCCACGGCACCTGGGGTGGCTGAACTACTGGTCGGCCACTGCCGCACACGCCCTCGGCTTTCCGGATCCCGAGCGTGACGCGGACCTGCTCTCGCGGGCGAAGCGCACCGCGACAGGCGGGTGGATGGTGCGGCTCACGGACACGCCGCTCGACCTGGGCAATCCCACCCACATCGATGCGCTCCTGCGCGGATACGAGCGATTTCCGCAGATGGGCGGAAGGCCTGTCGACCGCGCCTTCAGCGGCGCATCATGA
- a CDS encoding hemerythrin domain-containing protein, whose product MMLTHCAMDAISLLKQDHATLRKLFKRHEALKHGGDVRKKQEISRRIILELSIHAAIEEQVFYPSVKAHDPRWIERIDESLEEHRVAKWELAAIQRMSPEDPRFDARFTVLVRNVLHHIEEEENGLFARIHQTFTQEELDAMADALALAKRAVPTHPHPMLPDEPPGNLVMPLVAVIDRGRDLVTELVERGMEWARQLAQVGRGRAEQVGEEARKWTLEAPGRGLKVTSDMLEEARDMARDATQSARRMAEQAANDATPWRGNGERRGHGASTHRAKTSHPPRQRGSMSRQTSAPAGKTAHKRATSDKGNSAGKSAPRA is encoded by the coding sequence ATGATGCTTACCCATTGCGCCATGGACGCCATCTCTCTACTCAAACAGGACCACGCCACCCTCCGGAAGTTGTTCAAGCGCCACGAGGCGCTCAAGCACGGAGGGGACGTCAGGAAGAAGCAGGAGATCTCCCGGCGAATCATCCTGGAGCTCTCCATCCACGCCGCCATCGAGGAGCAGGTCTTCTATCCCTCGGTGAAGGCCCACGACCCGAGGTGGATCGAGCGGATCGACGAGTCCCTCGAGGAGCACCGGGTCGCGAAGTGGGAGCTCGCCGCGATCCAGCGGATGAGCCCGGAGGATCCGCGGTTCGACGCGCGATTCACCGTGCTGGTGCGGAACGTGCTGCACCACATCGAGGAGGAGGAGAACGGGCTGTTCGCCCGCATCCACCAGACGTTCACCCAGGAGGAACTCGACGCCATGGCGGACGCGCTCGCCCTCGCGAAGCGAGCGGTGCCGACGCACCCGCACCCGATGCTCCCGGATGAACCCCCTGGCAACCTGGTGATGCCACTGGTGGCGGTGATCGACCGGGGCCGGGACCTGGTCACCGAGCTGGTGGAGCGCGGCATGGAGTGGGCACGGCAACTGGCCCAGGTGGGACGCGGGCGCGCGGAGCAGGTGGGCGAGGAGGCACGCAAGTGGACGCTCGAGGCCCCGGGCCGGGGACTGAAGGTGACCAGCGACATGCTCGAGGAGGCCCGGGACATGGCACGCGACGCGACCCAGAGTGCCCGGCGCATGGCGGAGCAGGCGGCGAATGATGCCACGCCTTGGAGGGGCAACGGAGAGCGACGAGGCCATGGCGCGAGCACCCACCGCGCGAAGACGTCCCATCCGCCAAGACAGCGGGGAAGCATGAGCCGCCAGACGAGCGCCCCCGCCGGAAAGACGGCGCACAAGCGCGCCACGAGCGACAAGGGCAACTCCGCCGGCAAGTCCGCCCCGAGAGCGTAG
- a CDS encoding glutathione S-transferase family protein: protein MSDEIVFYHNPRSRAQMVHWMLEELGGVPYRTVILDMEKQEHKTPEFLAINPMGKLPTLVHDGVVITETAAIITYLADTFPQAGLAPLPGDPRRGTYLRWLFFGAGCFEPALLDAMFKRPPVERKGALGYGSYEDTIGALKKMLVPGPYILGDQFSAVDIYVGSELSWGAKFGAPGLDEPIFKDYLARITSRLAYKTTSGT from the coding sequence ATGAGCGACGAGATCGTCTTCTATCACAACCCCCGGTCGCGAGCGCAGATGGTGCACTGGATGCTCGAGGAACTTGGTGGCGTGCCCTACCGGACCGTGATCCTCGACATGGAGAAGCAGGAGCACAAGACGCCGGAGTTCCTCGCCATCAATCCGATGGGCAAGCTGCCGACGCTCGTGCACGACGGCGTCGTCATCACCGAGACGGCCGCGATCATCACCTATCTCGCCGACACGTTCCCCCAGGCCGGCCTGGCCCCGCTGCCCGGTGATCCGCGCCGCGGCACCTATCTGCGCTGGCTCTTCTTCGGCGCGGGATGTTTCGAGCCGGCGCTCCTCGACGCCATGTTCAAGCGTCCGCCGGTCGAGCGCAAAGGCGCCCTGGGCTACGGCAGCTACGAGGACACCATCGGCGCGCTCAAGAAGATGCTCGTCCCCGGCCCCTACATCCTTGGGGATCAGTTCAGCGCGGTCGACATCTACGTCGGCTCCGAGCTGAGCTGGGGCGCGAAGTTCGGTGCGCCCGGTCTGGACGAGCCCATCTTCAAGGACTACCTCGCGCGCATCACCTCGCGCCTGGCCTACAAGACCACGTCGGGCACCTGA
- a CDS encoding YbhB/YbcL family Raf kinase inhibitor-like protein, translating into MSFFPFGLKQPGEYPLQAWKGSRSYLRRMNLNHTLRSLVLGMPRMLRGRPGERAGEERLAQYRLDSSLVAPLVVMSPAFVKGRDIPVHYTADGAGLSPPLRWGAGPAGTQSFVVWMEDPDAPTPEPFVHWLVADLDAGRDSLPEGIPAQGTDVAVQGRNSFLRVGYTGCAPPWGDIPHRYHLQVLALDRRLELEPGFGRQQLLRAVQGHVLAFGETVGVYARPG; encoded by the coding sequence GTGTCCTTTTTTCCCTTCGGGTTGAAGCAGCCGGGCGAGTACCCGCTCCAGGCCTGGAAGGGAAGTCGTTCCTACCTTCGGCGGATGAACCTGAACCACACGTTGCGAAGCCTCGTCCTGGGCATGCCCCGGATGCTGCGCGGACGTCCCGGCGAGCGAGCGGGAGAGGAGCGGCTCGCCCAATACCGGCTGGACTCGAGCCTCGTGGCTCCCCTGGTGGTGATGAGTCCCGCCTTCGTGAAGGGTCGCGACATTCCGGTGCACTACACCGCCGATGGAGCGGGGCTCAGTCCTCCGCTGCGCTGGGGCGCGGGCCCCGCGGGCACTCAATCCTTCGTGGTCTGGATGGAGGACCCGGACGCGCCCACTCCCGAGCCGTTCGTCCACTGGCTCGTCGCGGACCTGGACGCGGGGCGCGACTCGCTGCCCGAGGGCATTCCGGCACAGGGCACGGACGTGGCGGTGCAAGGCCGCAACAGCTTCCTGCGCGTGGGCTACACCGGCTGCGCTCCGCCCTGGGGCGACATTCCACATCGCTACCACCTCCAGGTGCTGGCGCTCGACCGGCGCCTCGAGCTCGAGCCGGGCTTCGGACGACAGCAACTCCTCAGGGCCGTGCAGGGTCACGTGCTCGCGTTCGGCGAGACCGTGGGTGTCTACGCGCGTCCCGGGTGA
- a CDS encoding SRPBCC family protein produces MSLSVNPELDLTISRVIKAPRSAVWHAWTDRASFEQWWVPAPARCRVQEMELRPGGSLVTLLSENGGDFMPHLRGCFLAIDELERLVFTNSLVGGWRPAEEPFMTAIITLREHPLGTDYTAHVMHKSNADRNMHEKMGFYDGWGTVTEQLARLVERRS; encoded by the coding sequence ATGAGCCTCTCTGTGAATCCAGAACTCGACCTGACCATCTCGCGAGTCATCAAGGCGCCCCGGTCGGCCGTCTGGCACGCCTGGACGGACCGCGCGAGCTTCGAGCAGTGGTGGGTTCCCGCGCCAGCCCGATGCAGGGTCCAGGAGATGGAACTCCGTCCCGGCGGTTCACTCGTCACCCTGCTCAGCGAGAACGGTGGCGACTTCATGCCGCATCTGCGGGGCTGTTTTCTCGCCATCGACGAACTCGAACGTCTCGTCTTCACGAATTCCCTGGTCGGTGGATGGAGGCCCGCGGAGGAACCCTTCATGACCGCGATCATCACCCTGCGGGAGCATCCGCTGGGCACCGACTACACCGCCCACGTGATGCACAAGAGCAACGCCGATCGAAACATGCATGAGAAAATGGGCTTCTACGATGGGTGGGGCACCGTCACGGAGCAGCTCGCCCGGCTCGTGGAGCGGCGGTCGTAG
- a CDS encoding SMI1/KNR4 family protein, producing the protein MKALVEFIEKYRPGFSKEAVPADEIDIALLEEHAGPLPGAYRRFLQTMGASMGDLELAEADFSIPGSIYTYQAMRWLRHGRYIYVAGDDGLAGWDYFLDRSMPHGVDDCMLVRMPLDEDFPPVASHPKHAGLEEFLYYEAFKELRLPLLPYRRDFSSPEDPGVAVRYRSDLVSALAEEKGFKRIPPAERCALYERGDAGLLLYQHPTAPTFSFSLGCEDPKEMERLARDFEVRTGLKSVVVK; encoded by the coding sequence ATGAAGGCACTCGTCGAGTTCATTGAAAAGTACCGCCCCGGTTTCTCCAAGGAGGCCGTGCCAGCGGACGAGATAGACATTGCGCTCCTGGAGGAACACGCAGGGCCCCTGCCGGGCGCCTACCGTCGATTCCTGCAAACGATGGGCGCTAGCATGGGTGACCTTGAGCTTGCTGAGGCCGACTTCTCCATCCCCGGGAGCATCTACACCTACCAAGCCATGCGATGGCTGCGGCACGGGCGCTACATCTATGTGGCGGGAGACGACGGGCTTGCCGGCTGGGACTACTTTCTCGATCGTTCGATGCCCCATGGCGTTGACGACTGCATGCTCGTCCGCATGCCGCTGGATGAGGACTTCCCTCCTGTGGCCAGTCATCCCAAACACGCGGGCCTAGAGGAGTTTCTCTACTACGAGGCCTTCAAGGAGCTTCGCCTGCCGTTGCTGCCTTATCGTCGGGATTTCTCGTCGCCGGAGGACCCCGGTGTCGCTGTCCGATACCGATCGGACCTCGTGTCTGCTCTGGCCGAAGAGAAGGGCTTCAAGCGCATCCCTCCCGCCGAGCGTTGCGCGCTTTACGAGCGCGGCGACGCCGGTCTTCTGCTCTACCAGCATCCGACAGCACCGACCTTCTCATTCAGTTTGGGCTGCGAGGATCCGAAGGAAATGGAGCGGCTGGCTCGTGATTTCGAGGTGCGAACGGGGCTGAAAAGCGTCGTCGTGAAGTAG
- a CDS encoding PAAR-like domain-containing protein yields the protein MGTVAINSPKTPVTKGSSGIAAATLPNVCKMPGPPAPFVPTPLPNIGNSGDSPKGYSKTVTIDGQPVAITGASFGSQGDMASKGTGGGLVSSNTHGPTKFLGPGSMNVQIEGKNVQLLSDPMLNNCGPSGSPANAATMSGIVQMAKVVSVTYGDDKPCGRCGKTHPLEAGVETLEMIRTLFKAVRKSFDAQKGKIRDLNQAHVDLTSKRRRSKDLETKRDKRGLNPAEKQELAALTGEIPALEAKVDALMSFFKANAVLRWDRGNATFFKGYMLGVMLCVCVCKGKKGKKLAACSGRAPPVFERAVSSAGFECASPPVTWGTDDAQDEWQCAARQIMEKTQGHKPKQLIERWFSPAVKGLKPSKGPQITFQAVVEDPVTKNLTVEERKQRFKTGENVPSCSQCQEKLAALYCDTKCG from the coding sequence ATGGGCACGGTAGCCATCAATTCCCCCAAGACCCCCGTCACCAAGGGCAGCTCTGGCATCGCCGCCGCCACCCTCCCCAACGTCTGCAAGATGCCCGGCCCGCCGGCCCCCTTCGTGCCCACGCCCCTGCCCAATATCGGCAATAGTGGCGATTCGCCAAAGGGCTACTCCAAGACAGTGACGATAGATGGTCAGCCCGTCGCCATTACCGGCGCCAGCTTCGGCAGCCAGGGCGATATGGCCAGCAAGGGTACCGGTGGTGGCCTCGTCTCCAGCAACACCCACGGTCCCACGAAGTTCCTGGGGCCTGGCTCGATGAACGTCCAGATCGAGGGCAAGAACGTCCAGCTACTGAGCGACCCCATGCTCAACAACTGCGGCCCCTCGGGAAGCCCCGCCAACGCGGCTACCATGTCGGGGATCGTCCAGATGGCCAAGGTGGTCTCGGTCACCTACGGTGACGACAAGCCATGCGGGCGGTGCGGGAAGACGCACCCGCTGGAAGCGGGTGTAGAGACGCTAGAGATGATCCGTACGCTGTTCAAGGCAGTGCGGAAATCGTTCGACGCCCAGAAGGGGAAGATTCGCGATTTGAACCAAGCGCACGTGGACCTGACCTCGAAGCGGCGGAGGAGCAAAGACCTGGAGACCAAGCGCGACAAACGCGGGCTGAACCCCGCAGAGAAACAAGAGCTGGCAGCGTTGACGGGCGAAATCCCGGCTCTTGAAGCCAAGGTCGATGCGCTCATGTCGTTCTTTAAGGCGAACGCCGTGCTTCGATGGGACAGGGGCAACGCCACCTTTTTCAAGGGCTACATGCTCGGTGTCATGCTCTGCGTTTGCGTTTGCAAAGGCAAAAAAGGCAAGAAGCTCGCGGCCTGCTCAGGTCGAGCACCTCCGGTCTTCGAGAGGGCTGTGTCATCGGCAGGTTTCGAGTGCGCGAGCCCCCCTGTCACGTGGGGAACCGATGACGCGCAAGACGAGTGGCAGTGTGCTGCCAGGCAGATCATGGAGAAGACCCAGGGACACAAGCCCAAGCAACTCATCGAGCGGTGGTTCTCTCCAGCGGTGAAGGGACTCAAGCCCAGCAAGGGGCCCCAGATAACTTTCCAAGCTGTGGTAGAGGACCCGGTGACGAAGAATCTCACCGTAGAGGAGCGCAAACAGCGCTTCAAGACCGGCGAGAACGTGCCTTCTTGTTCGCAGTGCCAGGAGAAGCTTGCCGCCCTGTACTGCGATACGAAGTGCGGCTGA
- a CDS encoding M56 family metallopeptidase has protein sequence MSALDWNVGRELALVVARTLWQVSWQAALWALGAWAITRAWPRLPASARTTLWWLVGLKCLVGLCSVGAVRLPLLPAPEAPTARMGVVAVGPTSVHDDARPVDVPPVSVHGEAPEEGLPWREGALLLWLGGLAWQGRELLRGLVRLRHLRREARPIEDDAIHETAMALGRELGLARVPPLLVSEQAPGPLVFGLLRPEIILPRRALESLSPLEQRMALAHELAHVRRRDLWLGWVPVLARAVFFFHPLVRRACHEYALAREEACDAAALQATGAEPHDYGRLLLLFGVARAPAAAAASGAPSHLAALKRRIVMLEHAQNEATRHPHWARWVLGGLALVALVPFQVVAREAPASTPAPRVSGTLAVPRPALSAPRADEDSALSYVLITPPHHTTMSGTTDDLRAARALAGEGNKPLLYVRRDGQEYLIRDAATLKAVEESFATQREIGEKQSELGRKQSELGHKQSELGRKQAELGYKQATIGRKMADVARKRSDLALERHRLERTNAQVSPEFERREQELEREMEPLEQQMEELNQQMKAFTEPMEELGRQMEILGKPMEEFGRQMEAASQEAQQKVRTLLDDALRKGLAEPVKR, from the coding sequence ATGAGCGCGCTGGACTGGAACGTGGGCAGGGAACTCGCGCTCGTCGTGGCGCGGACACTGTGGCAGGTGTCCTGGCAGGCGGCGCTCTGGGCACTGGGGGCGTGGGCCATCACGCGCGCCTGGCCGAGGCTGCCCGCCTCCGCGCGGACCACGCTGTGGTGGCTCGTGGGGCTCAAATGCCTGGTGGGCTTGTGCTCGGTGGGAGCGGTGCGCCTGCCGCTGCTGCCCGCGCCCGAGGCCCCCACGGCGCGCATGGGGGTGGTGGCCGTGGGACCCACTTCCGTGCACGACGACGCGCGGCCGGTGGACGTTCCGCCCGTGTCCGTGCATGGCGAGGCGCCCGAGGAGGGACTGCCCTGGAGGGAGGGAGCCCTGCTGCTATGGCTCGGGGGCCTCGCGTGGCAGGGACGGGAGCTGCTGCGGGGGCTGGTGCGCCTGCGCCACCTCCGGCGCGAGGCCCGGCCTATCGAGGATGACGCGATCCACGAGACGGCGATGGCGCTGGGGCGGGAGCTGGGCCTCGCGCGGGTTCCCCCCCTGCTCGTCTCCGAGCAGGCGCCGGGCCCGCTGGTGTTCGGCCTGCTGCGCCCCGAGATCATCCTGCCGCGCCGCGCGCTGGAGTCGCTCTCCCCCCTGGAGCAGCGCATGGCGCTCGCGCACGAGCTCGCCCACGTGCGGCGCCGGGACCTGTGGCTCGGCTGGGTGCCGGTGCTCGCGCGGGCCGTGTTCTTCTTCCACCCGCTCGTGCGGCGGGCCTGCCACGAGTACGCGCTCGCCCGTGAGGAAGCCTGTGACGCCGCCGCGCTCCAGGCCACCGGCGCCGAGCCCCACGACTACGGACGCCTTCTGCTCCTCTTTGGTGTCGCCCGCGCGCCGGCCGCGGCGGCGGCATCCGGTGCACCGTCACACCTCGCGGCCCTGAAACGGAGAATCGTCATGCTGGAACACGCGCAGAACGAAGCGACGCGTCACCCCCACTGGGCCCGCTGGGTGCTGGGAGGACTCGCCCTGGTGGCACTCGTCCCCTTCCAGGTGGTCGCCCGCGAGGCCCCCGCCTCCACCCCGGCCCCCCGTGTCTCGGGCACCCTCGCCGTGCCCCGTCCCGCGCTGAGCGCCCCGCGGGCGGACGAGGACTCCGCGCTCTCCTATGTCCTCATCACGCCTCCCCACCACACGACCATGTCCGGCACGACGGACGACTTGAGGGCGGCGCGCGCGCTGGCGGGAGAGGGAAACAAGCCCCTCCTCTACGTGCGCCGGGACGGCCAGGAGTACCTCATCCGGGATGCGGCGACGCTGAAGGCCGTCGAGGAGTCGTTCGCCACGCAGCGGGAAATCGGTGAGAAGCAGTCCGAGCTGGGCCGCAAGCAGTCCGAGCTGGGCCACAAGCAGTCCGAGCTGGGCAGGAAACAAGCCGAGCTGGGCTACAAGCAGGCGACCATCGGGAGGAAGATGGCGGACGTGGCGCGGAAGCGAAGCGATCTCGCCCTCGAGCGGCACCGGCTGGAGAGAACGAACGCCCAGGTGTCCCCGGAGTTCGAGCGCCGGGAGCAGGAGCTGGAGCGCGAGATGGAACCGCTCGAACAGCAGATGGAGGAACTCAATCAGCAGATGAAGGCCTTCACCGAGCCCATGGAGGAGCTCGGCCGGCAGATGGAGATCCTCGGCAAGCCGATGGAGGAGTTCGGCCGGCAGATGGAGGCGGCCAGCCAGGAGGCACAGCAGAAGGTGCGGACCCTGTTGGACGACGCGCTCCGCAAGGGTCTGGCCGAGCCCGTGAAGCGCTAG
- a CDS encoding NAD(P)H-dependent oxidoreductase, which yields MNVFIVHAHPEPQSFNGALTRHAQKVLTAQGHQVVVSDLHAMGWDPVSDRRNFVTRKDPIFFKQQQEELHAGESGGFVPEIQAELEKLLRCDVLIFQFPLWWFSVPAILKGWVDRVFAMGTIYGSGRWFGTGVLRGKRAMLSLTTGSGETRFSEDGLFGSLEQLLLPIHHGIFRFTGLDVLPPFVAWSVAHVGEEARARYLEAYGQRLVSLDTTEPLRFPSFSEFEPRTLTRKGA from the coding sequence ATGAATGTCTTCATCGTGCACGCGCACCCCGAGCCCCAGAGCTTCAATGGGGCGCTCACCCGTCATGCCCAGAAGGTGCTGACCGCCCAGGGGCACCAGGTCGTGGTGTCCGATCTCCACGCCATGGGGTGGGATCCCGTGTCGGATCGCCGCAACTTCGTGACACGCAAGGATCCCATCTTCTTCAAGCAGCAGCAGGAGGAGTTGCACGCCGGGGAGAGCGGGGGCTTCGTTCCGGAGATCCAGGCCGAGCTCGAGAAGCTCCTGCGGTGCGATGTGCTCATCTTCCAATTCCCCCTCTGGTGGTTCTCCGTCCCGGCCATCCTCAAGGGGTGGGTGGACCGGGTGTTCGCCATGGGGACCATCTATGGGAGCGGCCGGTGGTTCGGCACCGGGGTGCTGCGGGGCAAGCGGGCCATGCTGTCGTTGACGACGGGGAGCGGGGAGACCCGGTTCTCCGAGGACGGGTTGTTCGGCTCCCTGGAGCAACTGCTCCTTCCCATCCACCACGGCATCTTTCGCTTCACGGGGCTCGACGTCCTGCCACCATTCGTCGCCTGGAGCGTCGCGCATGTCGGGGAGGAGGCAAGGGCCCGCTACCTCGAAGCCTATGGCCAGCGGCTCGTCTCGTTGGACACGACGGAGCCACTGCGCTTCCCGTCGTTCTCGGAGTTCGAACCAAGGACGTTGACGCGCAAAGGGGCTTGA
- a CDS encoding winged helix-turn-helix transcriptional regulator — protein sequence MKKQRQPSDFTCPVEWTLDVIGGKWKSVILFYLMEKETLRFNEFRRLMPRITLQMLTNQLRELEADGVVHREVYPQVPPKVEYSLTPFGKSLEPIIRLMLEWGRRHEKRLHGGSEGKEARGTSM from the coding sequence ATGAAGAAACAGCGCCAACCCTCGGACTTCACCTGCCCGGTGGAATGGACCCTGGATGTCATCGGCGGGAAGTGGAAGAGCGTCATCCTCTTCTACCTGATGGAGAAGGAAACGCTGCGCTTCAACGAGTTCCGGCGGCTCATGCCACGCATCACGCTGCAGATGCTCACCAACCAGTTGCGCGAACTCGAGGCGGACGGGGTGGTGCACCGCGAGGTCTACCCGCAGGTGCCCCCCAAGGTGGAGTACTCGCTCACCCCGTTCGGCAAGAGCCTCGAGCCCATCATCCGCCTCATGCTCGAGTGGGGACGCCGCCACGAGAAACGCCTGCACGGGGGGAGTGAGGGCAAGGAGGCCCGAGGCACCTCGATGTAA